A window from Theobroma cacao cultivar B97-61/B2 chromosome 3, Criollo_cocoa_genome_V2, whole genome shotgun sequence encodes these proteins:
- the LOC18604792 gene encoding UDP-glucose 6-dehydrogenase 1 yields the protein MVKICCIGAGYVGGPTMAVIALKCPSIEVAVVDISVSRISAWNSDQLPIYEPGLDEVVKECRGKNLFFSTDIEKHVSEADIIFVSVNTPTKTRGLGAGKAADLTYWESAARMIADVSKSNKIVVEKSTVPVKTAEAIEKILTHNSKGIKYQILSNPEFLAEGTAIQDLFKPDRVLIGGRETPEGQKAIQALKDVYAHWVPEDRIITTNLWSAELSKLAANAFLAQRISSVNAMSALCEATGADVSQVSHAVGKDSRIGPKFLNASVGFGGSCFQKDILNLVYICECNGLPEVANYWKQVIKVNDYQKNRFVNRIVSSMFNTVSGKKIAILGFAFKKDTGDTRETPAIDVCKGLLGDNARLSIYDPQVTEDQIQRDLSMNKFDWDHPIHLQPMSPTAVKQVSVAWDAYEATKDAHCLCILTEWDEFKTLDYQRIFDNMRKPAFVFDGRNVVNVDNLREKGFIVYSIGKPLDPWLKDMPAVA from the coding sequence ATGGTGAAGATTTGTTGCATTGGAGCTGGATATGTTGGTGGTCCTACAATGGCAGTTATTGCACTGAAGTGCCCCTCCATTGAAGTGGCGGTTGTTGACATCTCTGTTTCTCGAATCTCGGCCTGGAATAGTGACCAGCTCCCTATCTATGAGCCAGGTCTTGATGAGGTGGTCAAGGAGTGCAGGGGAAAGAACCTCTTCTTTAGCACTGACATTGAAAAGCATGTCTCTGAAGCAGACATAATCTTTGTTTCTGTGAACACACCGACAAAAACCCGAGGCCTTGGGGCTGGCAAAGCTGCAGACCTTACATATTGGGAGAGTGCAGCCAGGATGATTGCTGATGTATCAAAATCCAACAAAATTGTTGTTGAGAAGTCAACCGTCCCAGTGAAAACAGCTGAGGCAATTGAAAAAATCCTTACGCACAATAGCAAGGGCATCAAGTACCAAATTCTATCAAATCCAGAATTCCTTGCGGAGGGTACTGCAATTCAGGACCTATTTAAACCAGACAGGGTTCTCATTGGAGGCAGGGAAACCCCTGAAGGCCAAAAGGCAATTCAAGCGCTGAAAGATGTTTATGCTCATTGGGTGCCTGAGGACAGAATCATTACAACCAATCTCTGGTCAGCTGAGCTCTCAAAGCTTGCAGCCAATGCTTTCTTGGCTCAGAGGATTTCTTCGGTTAATGCAATGTCAGCTCTCTGTGAGGCTACAGGGGCAGATGTTTCACAAGTTTCCCATGCTGTTGGAAAGGACTCGAGAATTGGACCTAAGTTCCTCAATGCCAGTGTTGGTTTTGGTGGATCCTGCTTTCAAAAGGATATACTCAACTTGGTCTATATATGTGAATGCAATGGGCTACCTGAAGTTGCCAACTACTGGAAGCAAGTTATTAAGGTGAATGACTACCAGAAGAACCGCTTCGTGAACCGGATTGTATCTTCAATGTTCAACACAGTTTCAGGCAAGAAAATTGCTATCCTCGGATTTGCCTTCAAGAAGGATACAGGTGACACCCGGGAGACTCCGGCAATTGACGTGTGCAAAGGCCTGCTAGGTGATAACGCACGCTTGAGCATATATGATCCGCAGGTTACTGAGGACCAGATCCAAAGGGACCTTTCCATGAACAAGTTCGATTGGGATCATCCCATTCATCTCCAGCCAATGAGCCCCACTGCAGTGAAGCAGGTCAGCGTAGCATGGGATGCTTATGAAGCAACCAAGGATGCTCACTGTTTGTGCATTCTTACCGAGTGGGACGAATTCAAGACCCTTGATTACCAAAGAATTTTTGACAACATGCGAAAGCCTGCATTTGTGTTCGATGGGCGTAACGTGGTGAACGTCGACAACTTGAGGGAGAAGGGTTTCATCGTGTACTCCATCGGAAAGCCGCTCGACCCTTGGCTCAAGGACATGCCTGCTGTGGCATAA